From Mytilus edulis chromosome 8, xbMytEdul2.2, whole genome shotgun sequence, one genomic window encodes:
- the LOC139486443 gene encoding alpha-amylase-like — translation MFTFGFVHVIVIYLHIATIKTQDEYRDPHCDGKQVIVELFEWRFADIANECERFLGDKDFCGVQVSPVTEHVAIFDRPWYERYQPVSYKIESRSGNETEFKDMVDRCKNVGIRIYVDVVLNHMTEPSMNNKGIAGSNFNSTNLDFPAVPYNRSHFNAWMKCPTRYNQPDEIRNCYLDNLPDLDQSQQFVRSKIVDLLNHLIDLGVSGFRVDRAKFMHPEDILAIEKLTKNIIDGGKPFFFNHVEDYNQDSIKSSEYYQIGRVTEFQFGRKLAAGINNFTLLNGLRYPSSGMADSSHAFVFVDNHDNQRSDISNILTHKTPREYKMANAFMLANDYGFTRVMSSYYFGDDTNLSPPQYTNNSMKDPITSIKQQGTCGHGWVCEHRWPSIANMVVFRNAVEGTWKRHWINQNNQLSFARGTKGFFAMAKNGKMNETLDTGLPAGEYCDLITDCKKTVIVEANGYARIEIDNADRPILAFIVDGPLAKPNTHFGLHTGNVIGGGSFSKSTTKKETTTVPVSSTVTGSITTTGAVTDTTSRVVTMSSPTTIPSTITTTMSSSSATTVRTSTSSPKCNDTRRTVIFFQKNTVSGQYVFIRGGIDERHRSGCSHMPVASMSNCSIPIQSHDLGSSGHYDAYNAWRKGDKYLDWHGQEPNQGTFQEKGAPGTPAVWTTNNQNDGRYNKLNTFGEHYWLVDIDMDCCKTINDWFEVKAFMDNHANNKNILDKGIWESNIFQGFSPCSGSEKTPYESVNHWAKCGMMNVFHFNQKACQIYPLN, via the exons TTTTGATCGGCCTTGGTATGAGAGGTACCAACCAGTCAGCTATAAAATCGAATCGAGGAGTGGAAACGAAACTGAATTCAAAGATATGGTAGATCGATGTAAAAATGTAGGAATCAG AATCTACGTTGACGTCGTTCTAAACCATATGACTGAACCTAGCATGAATAACAAAGGCATTGCAGGCTCAAATTTCAACTCAACAAACCTTGATTTTCCTGCTGTTCCATACAATAGATCTCATTTCAATGCCTGGATGAAGTGCCCAACACGATATAACCAACCTGATGAAATCCGGAATTGTTATTTAGACAATTTACCAGACTTAGACCAAAGTCAACAATTCGTTCGCAGTAAGATTGTCGATCTACTGAATCACTTGATAGATTTAGGAGTTTCCGGGTTCAGGGTTGATCGTGCAAAGTTTATGCATCCGGAAGACATTTTAGCCATAGAGaaacttacaaaaaatattatagatgGCGGGAAACCTTTCTTTTTCAATCACGTCGAAGATTACAACCAAGATTCAATCAAAAGTAGCGAGTACTATCAGATTGGCCGCGTCACTGAATTTCAATTTGGTAGGAAACTGGCCGCAGGAATTAATAATTTCACATTATTAAATGGTCTTCGATATCCTTCATCAGGAATGGCTGACTCATCCCATGCCTTTGTTTTCGTCGATAACCATGACAACCAAAGATCCGATATAAGTAATATTTTAACTCATAAAACACCGCGTGAGTATAAAATGGCAAATGCATTCATGTTGGCGAATGATTATGGATTTACTCGAGTAATGAGTAGCTATTATTTTGGAGACGATACGAATTTAAGTCCACCACAATATACAAATAATAGTATGAAAGATCCTATAACATCTATCAAACAACAAGGTACATGCGGACATGGTTGGGTATGCGAGCACAGATGGCCTTCAATAGCTAACATGGTAGTTTTCCGCAATGCTGTCGAAGGAACGTGGAAAAGACATTGGATAAACCAAAACAATCAACTGTCCTTTGCGCGTGGTACAAAAGGATTTTTCGCCATGGCCAAAAACGGCAAAATGAATGAAACTTTAGATACAGGACTTCCGGCTGGAGAGTACTGTGACCTTATTACCGACTGTAAGAAAACAGTTATTGTGGAAGCAAATGGGTATGCACGCATTGAGATTGACAACGCTGATAGACCAATACTAGCGTTTATAGTAG ATGGTCCACTTGCAAAGCCAAATACGCATTTTGGATTGCATACGGGAAATGTTATAGGCGGCGGAAGTTTCAGTAAAAGTACAACTAAAAAAGAAACAACGACGGTACCAGTCTCGTCGACTGTCACCGGTAGTATTACTACTACAGGAGCAGTGACTGACACCACGTCACGTGTTGTGACAATGAGCTCTCCCACAACTATTCCTAGCACAATCACCACTACGATGTCATCTAGTTCTGCGACTACAGTGCGAACTTCAACGTCTTCGCCAAAGTGTAATGACACTAGGAGGACTGTTATCTTTTTCCAAAAGAACACTGTGTCTGGACAATACGTTTTCATTCGAGGTGGTATAGATGAACGTCACAGATCAG GTTGCAGTCATATGCCTGTGGCATCAATGAGTAATTGTTCTATACCAATACAAAGCCACGATCTTGGATCAAGCGGACATTATGACGCGTATAATGCATGGCGAAAAGGAGACAAGTACTTAGATTGGCATGGACAGGAGCCTAATCAAGGTACATTTCAAGAAAAAGGCGCTCCCGGAACACCCGCAGTCTGGACCACTAACAACCAAAATGATGGAAGATACAACAAACTTAATAC atttgGAGAACATTACTGGTTAGTGGACATTGATATGGATTGTTGCAAGACAATAAACGATTGGTTTGAAGTGAAAGCTTTCATGGATAATCATGCCAACAATAAGAATATACTTGATAAGGGAATTTGGGAAAGTAATATATTTCAAGGATTTAGTCCTTGCAGTGGATCCGAAAAAACACCGTACGAAAGCGTCAATCACTGGGCTAAATGTGGAATGATGAATGTCTTTCATTTCAATCAAAAGGCTTGTCAAATATATCCATTAAATTAG
- the LOC139486450 gene encoding uncharacterized protein codes for MAQTYNVLMFIFLFSSLDVLLIRNTSAFLIDVSANNHQVTKDPPSTQQAQRDISFQRDMNLLKQEVEILKQSHPNYPSEEISQMKSVIMSLKETMRELNGEVQSLQVAKVNLIEELKQVRKEMYRTENRTAELALECTSFLKDLSHLTTNQNKKLENSLDILKKSVAGNISSLNQKISHTDAQLKLISFTTNSCCQNVKVLLNKTHLLTSHPSTTMTFTTPTTGKVNNAMIGSSVFEVQTTISSTKPSDIRRTVIFFQKYAVSGQYLFIRGGIDERHSSGCRGMSVASMSNCSIPIQSINLGSSGQYDAYNAWRNGDKLLDWFGPEPGQGTFQGERAFGTPAVWTTNNPSDGRYNKLNTFGEHYWLVNIEMDCSKTISGWFEVKAYIGSNDNFNWEDNILQHNSCFGTERTPYANVYHWAKCGMMNVFHFNQVACETYIIN; via the exons ATGGCACAAACTTATAACGTTTTGATGTTTATATTCTTATTCAGCAGTTTAGATGTCCTTCTAATTCGTAACACATCGGCATTTCTTATTGATGTTAGTGCTAATAATCATCAGGTTACAAAAGATCCGCCATCTACACAACAAGCACAAAGGGATATTTCATTCCAAAGAGATATGAACCTGCTGAAACAAGAAGTGGAAATCTTAAAACAATCTCATCCAAATTATCCGTCTGAAGAAATATCTCAAATGAAAAGTGTTATAATGAGTTTAAAAGAAACAATGCGTGAATTAAACGGAGAGGTACAAAGTTTACAAGTTGCAAAAGTAAATTTGATTGAGGAATTAAAGCAAGTCCGGAAGGAAATGTACAGGACCGAAAATAGAACTGCCGAACTAGCACTCGAATGCACTTCATTTCTGAAAGACTTAAGTCACCTAACAACTAATCAAAACAAGAAACTTGAAAACAGTTTAGACATTCTTAAAAAGTCAGTTGCAGGCAACATCAGTTCACTAAACCAGAAGATTTCTCATACAGACGCCCAGCTTAAATTGATATCGTTTACAACAAACTCGTGCTGCCAGAATGTCAAAGTATTACTGAATAAAACCCATCTTTTAACTTCACATCCATCGACAACAATGACATTTACGACACCCACTACTGGAAAAGTCAACAACGCAATGATCGGGAGTTCTGTGTTTGAAGTACAAACTACAATTTCTTCGACAAAACCCAGCGATATTAGGCGAACcgttattttctttcaaaaatacgCTGTGTCTGGCCAATACTTGTTTATAAGAGGAGGAATAGATGAACGTCACAGTTCAG GTTGTAGAGGTATGTCAGTGGCATCAATGAGTAATTGTTCCATACCAATACAAAGCATCAATCTTGGATCAAGCGGACAGTATGACGCGTATAATGCATGGCGAAATGGAGACAAGTTATTGGATTGGTTTGGACCGGAGCCTGGTCAAGGTACATTTCAAGGAGAACGGGCCTTTGGTACGCCGGCTGTCTGGACGACTAACAACCCAAGTGATGGTAGATACAACAAACTCAATAC ATTTGGCGAACATTATTGGTTAGTGAACATTGAAATGGATTGTTCTAAGACAATTAGTGGTTGGTTCGAAGTAAAAGCTTATATTGGCTCTAATGATAATTTTAACTGGGAAGATAACATACTTCAACATAATTCTTGCTTCGGAACCGAAAGAACTCCGTATGCAAATGTTTATCACTGGGCTAAATGTGGAATGATGAACGTTTTTCATTTTAATCAAGTGGCATGTGAAACGTATATAATAAATTAG